Proteins encoded together in one Plasmodium brasilianum strain Bolivian I chromosome 6, whole genome shotgun sequence window:
- a CDS encoding rhoptry-associated protein 2, whose amino-acid sequence MSSITFQDFTLSSIIHAHTSTGKNLGSWIHFFFSHFNNGNDAIKYVETTNINTLDEKDHHCFIRGFTVFLIHAYAKDIKAMSNTDNFETYFRNLLKDINPDIAKDFLTVLDNKILLDHMDSIILKEQDYANLKRDVNIFKQNINPVNGNNHATYKNVPTRLFEPYEIRAFKREYITKDEASINANEVYAARDYQYLAFLGVVDHYYNSDITKPAKGTSVVIESRKRLGLRKRSSSLALLGPHENNPFFGFCEKNGNEEYFGSLDDLLPSFFSIIKTKMLLGHNRFLREFDYSLMNKTYKIPNLKGFRFLKQLFRKKNLENFVDMYAGLMSTELDFLREDFLDLFDTTINCHAREFANRAGDNYFAIKEKNMVA is encoded by the coding sequence ATGTCCAGCATAACATTTCAGGACTTTACATTGTCTAGTATAATTCATGCTCATACATCGACAGGTAAGAACTTAGGTAGCTGGATCCATTTCTTTTTCAGTCATTTTAATAATGGAAATGATGCTATAAAATATGTGGAgacaacaaatataaatactttaGATGAAAAGGATCATCATTGTTTTATTAGAGGTTTTACGGTGTTCCTAATTCATGCTTATGCTAAGGATATAAAAGCCATGTCAAATACTGATAATTTTGAAACGTATTTCAGAAATTTATTAAAGGATATTAATCCTGATATTGCTAAAGATTTCTTAACGGTTTTAGATAACAAAATACTTTTAGATCATATGGATAGTATAATTCTTAAAGAACAGGATTATGCAAACTTGAAAAGagatgttaatatatttaaacaaaatataaatccaGTAAATGGAAATAATCATGCTACCTATAAAAATGTTCCAACTAGACTTTTTGAGCCATATGAAATACGAGCCTTTAAAAGAGAGTATATAACTAAAGATGAAGCGTCAATTAATGCAAATGAAGTATATGCTGCTCGTGACTACCAGTATTTGGCTTTCCTTGGTGTCGTtgatcattattataattctgATATAACAAAGCCTGCAAAAGGAACTTCTGTAGTTATTGAGAGTAGAAAAAGATTAGGTTTGAGGAAACGTAGTAGTTCACTTGCATTATTAGGGCCACATGAAAATAACCCATTTTTTGGTTTTTGTGAAAAGAATGGAAATGAAGAATATTTTGGATCACTTGATGATTTGTTgccttcctttttttcaattattaaAACGAAAATGCTGCTTGGACATAATAGATTTTTAAGAGAATTTGATTATTCCTTAATGAACAAAACTTACAAAATTCCTAATCTAAAAGGTTTTAGATTTTTGAAACaactttttagaaaaaaaaacttagAAAATTTTGTAGATATGTATGCTGGTCTAATGTCAACTGAGTTAGATTTTTTAAGAGAGGATTTTCTAGATTTATTTGATACTACCATAAATTGCCACGCACGTGAGTTTGCAAATCGTGCAGGAGATAACTATTTTGCTATTAAGGAGAAAAACATGGTAGCTTGA